CAATTTTTTCCCGATTGTCCCGCTGACAAAAAGCGGATCACAATCGAACAGCTGCTTGTGCATACCTCAGGAATGCCGGCAGATTTGGCAGAGAGAAGGCGCGATAGCGAGATCCATTTGCCAGAGCTGTTGTATGCGCAACAATTGCTTCACGAGCCTGGGACCCAGGTCGTTTACAGTGATTTGGGCATGATCTGGTTGGGCCTCGTTATCGAGCAAGTAACAAGAGAGCGTTTAGACCAGTTTGTTACCCGGCGCATCTTCACCCCATTGGGCATGACACATACTGTTTTCTGTCCGAACGAACAGATTTATCGGAATATTGCGTCTACTGAATATTGTAGCCTCACCAACGCCTACATCACAGGAGAGGTTCATGATGAGAAAGCATTTGCGATGGGAGGGGTTGCAGGACATGCTGGACTTTTCTCAACAGCTGACGATCTGTGCCGATATGCGATGAGCTGGTTGTACCAAGAGCCTCGAATACTTGCTAGCGAATGGTACGAACTGGCGATACGCAATCATACAGAGCAAGCAGGGGGGAGTAGAGGGTATGGCTGGGAGATCAATCAAGCATCCACCACCTTGAGCTGTGGAAGCGGCTTTCATCGTAGGAGCTTCGGGCATACAGGCTTTACTGGAACCAGTATGTGGATTGAACCAGAGCAACAGTTTGCTGTCATCTTTCTCACTAACGCCGTTCATTTAGGCCGTAATCATCAGCTTCGGCAATTACGACCGATTTTGCACGATGCTGTTACGGCCCAGCTTTTGCAGACCTAAGGGAAGAAAAAGGGGAGGGTTTCGCATGAGTCAATTTCGTTTTCGCTATGTAGCTTCTCTCGTGTTGACTGCGGTTATGGTGGTGACAGGATGTAGCAGTGGAGGAACCGAAACAGAGTCAGTCGGCGGACAAGGTGGCGGACAGCAGGTAACACTCTCCATGCATAGTTGGCGCGTAGAAGACACGGAGGGCTACAAAGCCATCATCAAAGCTTTTGAGGCAGACCATCCGAATATCAAGATCGACTTCAAACCATTCAAAGCAACGGAGTACAATACCATCCTCAACACGGCGCTCCAAAGCGACAGTGGCCCAGATATTTTGCAGCTGCGTCCCTACGCTCCGGGGATTGCCTTGGCTGAAGCTGGACATCTGGAGCCTCTCGACAATGTGCCAGGCATATCTACCATCCCAAAAGACGTCCTCGCAGCCGCCACAGGTAAAGATGGTAAAGTCTACGGAGTCCCACTATCCCTGAACTCCACGCAATTTTACTACAACAAGAAAATCTTCGAGCAAAATGGCCTCCAGGCACCGAAAAGCTGGGATGAGCTGATTGCGACAGCCAAAACATTGAAAGAGAAAGGAATCGTCCCGATCTCTTTCGGAGCAAAGGAAGGCTGGCTCCTCTCTCTTAGTCATGGTGTGATTGCTCCAGCTAGCTATAGCGGTACGAACTATCTCGACAAGCTGCTAAAAGGAGAAAGTGACTTAAAAAGCGCCGAGTTCCTCCAATCCGTGCAGCGTATGCAAGAACTTATCCCTTATTTCCCGGAAAATTATGTGGGTCTCGAATTGAATGATATGCGGACGTTGTTCGCCACGGAAAAAGCAGCAATGTTCATCAATGGCAGCTTTGAACTGGAAGGCATCAAAAAGCTGAACCCTGATTTGCCGCTTGATTTCTTCCCGATGCCAACCGATGACGGAAAACAAGTCCTGACAACCTGGGTCGATGGCTCCTATGCTGTAAACGCCAAGTCCAAACACAAAGCAGAGGCATTGAAGTTCATGGAATTCATGGCGACGAAAAAGTTTGGGGAGCTATTCGCCAATCAGTTCAAACGAATCAGCGCGGTGCCAGGTGTATCGACTGACGATCCGTTGGTAAACAAGATGGCAGAGCTTTCCCAATCAAGCGCCACACCCTATTTGATGGTCGTCAGCTTCGCGGAAGGAAAACCGACCACGAAGCAGACATTGGAAAACGCCCTCCAAGGCATGTATTTAGGCAAGCTCACCCCTGAGCAGGTCGTAGAAGAAGTTCAAAAGTCGGCGGCTACCTGGTTCCCTCCCTTTAAAAAGTAGAAAATAGCAGACGGAAAGGGGGAGTGGACCTGAGTTGGGTTCACTCCCGGCTTCTGAACAGGCCGCGATGATTTTCGTAAAAAGGGGTGGGCCATCATCGAGAGGGTAAACCGAAAAAGCATTCGAACAAAGGGGCAGGTGCGCTGGCTGATTCACTTGTTTCCGCTGCCCGCGCTTGTTATTTATACGTTGTTTGTCGTGTACCCGATCTTCTCGGCATTCTTATACAGCCTGTACGACTGGAATGGCATCAAGCGCGGGGTTTTTGTCGGACTGCAAAATTTCATTACGCTGTTTACGGTAGAGCCTTTCAACGAAATGTTCTGGAATGCTTTTCGGCATAACGTTTTCTACTTTGTGGTCGAAATGATTGTGCAAAATGGGATTGCCTTCGGTCTGGCTTTTCTCATCTATCGCAAAATACGAGGATCCGGCTTTCTCAAGATTGCTTATTTCATGCCAAGGCTGTTGTCTGTTATTGTAATTGGGTTTTTATGGAAGTTGATTTTAAACCCGAATTACGGTGCGCTGAATAGCATTTTGGCAAAAATCGGTCTAGAAGAATGGACCAGACCATGGCTCGGTGACCCGGATACAGCGCTACTCGCGATTATTTTGATTAACTCTTGGTTTGGCATAGGCTTTGCCATTCTAATCTTTTTGGCGGGACTTCAGTCGATCCCCGAGGATTTGATCGAGGCGGCGAGATTGGATGGGGCAACAGGCTTGCGGATGCTGTGGAAAATGATTTTGCCGCTGTGCATGCCAGCCATTACGATTATGACGATATTTACGTTCATTCAGGCTTTTGAAGCGTTCGAGCTCGTCTACGCTATGCAAGGCTCGATGGGTGAGCCGTTTTATTCGACGGATACGCTGGCTGTTTACTTTTATCGTATGGCGTTTAGCAGCGGAGCTGGGGATGTCACACTTGGACTCGGTTCGGCATTGGCTGTCGTGCTGTTTTTCATCGTCGGATCTGTGTCGGCGTTGTCGCTCTATTTGATGAGGAAACGAGAGGTCCAACACTAATTGCGTGTTCCTGAGTGGAAAGGAGGATGCGATGTGAAGATGACTGTGGGTGGGAGAGCTGTATCTTATGTGCTGGCGTATTTATTTGCGTTACTCGCGCTATATCCGATTGTACTGATGATTTCTTCTTCCTTGAAAACGAATAGGGAGATATTTGCGAGTCCGCTCTCCCTTCCGAAGACGTTTAGTCTGGATACGTACAAAAAGCTGTGGGAAGCCGTGCCGTTTGCCGACTTTTTATGGAACAGTGTATTCGTCAGTGCTCTGTCAGTCTTGCTCATTACGGTTTTTTCAGCGATGGCGGCCTTTTACTTGTCGCGCTTTTCTTTTACATGGACAGCGGGGCTCTACTTCTTTTTCATTATTGGTCTAATGATTCCGATCAAGCTGGGGATCGTTCCCTTGTTTTTGCTCATGAAGAATCTCGGCCTCTTGAATTCTCTGTGGTCGCTGATTCTGATTTATACGGCGAGTGGGATTCCGATCTCTGTTTTTATTTTGACGGGCTTCTTTCG
The window above is part of the Brevibacillus brevis NBRC 100599 genome. Proteins encoded here:
- a CDS encoding carbohydrate ABC transporter permease, with translation MRWLIHLFPLPALVIYTLFVVYPIFSAFLYSLYDWNGIKRGVFVGLQNFITLFTVEPFNEMFWNAFRHNVFYFVVEMIVQNGIAFGLAFLIYRKIRGSGFLKIAYFMPRLLSVIVIGFLWKLILNPNYGALNSILAKIGLEEWTRPWLGDPDTALLAIILINSWFGIGFAILIFLAGLQSIPEDLIEAARLDGATGLRMLWKMILPLCMPAITIMTIFTFIQAFEAFELVYAMQGSMGEPFYSTDTLAVYFYRMAFSSGAGDVTLGLGSALAVVLFFIVGSVSALSLYLMRKREVQH
- a CDS encoding ABC transporter substrate-binding protein, which encodes MSQFRFRYVASLVLTAVMVVTGCSSGGTETESVGGQGGGQQVTLSMHSWRVEDTEGYKAIIKAFEADHPNIKIDFKPFKATEYNTILNTALQSDSGPDILQLRPYAPGIALAEAGHLEPLDNVPGISTIPKDVLAAATGKDGKVYGVPLSLNSTQFYYNKKIFEQNGLQAPKSWDELIATAKTLKEKGIVPISFGAKEGWLLSLSHGVIAPASYSGTNYLDKLLKGESDLKSAEFLQSVQRMQELIPYFPENYVGLELNDMRTLFATEKAAMFINGSFELEGIKKLNPDLPLDFFPMPTDDGKQVLTTWVDGSYAVNAKSKHKAEALKFMEFMATKKFGELFANQFKRISAVPGVSTDDPLVNKMAELSQSSATPYLMVVSFAEGKPTTKQTLENALQGMYLGKLTPEQVVEEVQKSAATWFPPFKK
- a CDS encoding serine hydrolase domain-containing protein; the encoded protein is MDDLELLLQGWVDSGLLPGAALRIVRDRRIWYACDVGTTSIAKDKSVTPNTMFDLASLTKVTATLPAILLLVQEGVVALDDQIGQFFPDCPADKKRITIEQLLVHTSGMPADLAERRRDSEIHLPELLYAQQLLHEPGTQVVYSDLGMIWLGLVIEQVTRERLDQFVTRRIFTPLGMTHTVFCPNEQIYRNIASTEYCSLTNAYITGEVHDEKAFAMGGVAGHAGLFSTADDLCRYAMSWLYQEPRILASEWYELAIRNHTEQAGGSRGYGWEINQASTTLSCGSGFHRRSFGHTGFTGTSMWIEPEQQFAVIFLTNAVHLGRNHQLRQLRPILHDAVTAQLLQT
- a CDS encoding carbohydrate ABC transporter permease, with translation MKMTVGGRAVSYVLAYLFALLALYPIVLMISSSLKTNREIFASPLSLPKTFSLDTYKKLWEAVPFADFLWNSVFVSALSVLLITVFSAMAAFYLSRFSFTWTAGLYFFFIIGLMIPIKLGIVPLFLLMKNLGLLNSLWSLILIYTASGIPISVFILTGFFRTLPIELEEAARIDGCSHFQVFWRILLPLIRPALATVVIINFIHAWNDFFFPLIFIQEESLKTIPVGMMVLFGEYETDWSLLFAGLTLSALPMIIVFLLASRQFMEGLTAGAVK